A genomic segment from Pseudoduganella chitinolytica encodes:
- a CDS encoding IS1595 family transposase produces MDSQQFQTLQAQVRQWLVQLTGKQVHELRDTFDRCTSLADCLAIIEARGTRTRCCPHCQGERLYRHGVFYGLQRYRCRQCGASFNALTGTPLAFIRLREKWLPFLQCRLNSMTVRGAAQAIGIHRNTSFRWRHRFLTMAKDARALPLAGIVEADETYLLESQKGSRKLTRPARRRGGTASHCGPGKDHDCILVACDRSGKASDFVTGRGPVTAQQLQERLPPVLAPGMLLVTDGALAYKTFAKAARVEHRAVNVAAGVRVVDDVLHVQTVNSYHGRFKSWLRRFNGVASKYLPNYLGWRYALDAGRVPTPQQLLRAALFLIVI; encoded by the coding sequence ATGGACTCGCAGCAATTTCAGACATTGCAAGCGCAGGTAAGGCAATGGCTGGTGCAACTGACCGGCAAGCAAGTGCACGAACTGCGCGACACCTTCGACCGTTGTACGTCACTGGCCGACTGCCTGGCGATCATCGAGGCGCGCGGCACCAGGACGCGCTGCTGTCCGCACTGCCAAGGCGAACGCCTGTACCGCCATGGCGTCTTCTACGGCCTGCAACGCTATCGCTGCCGCCAGTGCGGCGCCAGCTTCAACGCGCTCACGGGCACGCCGCTGGCCTTCATCCGCCTGCGCGAGAAATGGCTGCCATTCCTGCAGTGCAGGCTGAACTCGATGACGGTGCGCGGCGCCGCCCAGGCCATCGGCATCCACCGCAACACCAGCTTTCGCTGGCGCCACCGCTTCCTGACGATGGCCAAGGACGCACGGGCGCTGCCGTTGGCAGGCATCGTCGAGGCGGACGAGACCTACCTGCTGGAATCGCAGAAGGGTTCGCGCAAGCTGACGCGGCCGGCGCGCCGACGGGGCGGCACGGCCAGCCACTGTGGTCCCGGCAAAGACCATGACTGCATCCTGGTCGCGTGCGACCGGAGCGGCAAAGCCAGCGACTTCGTCACGGGACGCGGGCCGGTAACGGCACAGCAGCTGCAGGAACGCCTGCCGCCCGTGCTGGCGCCCGGGATGTTGTTGGTCACCGATGGCGCGCTTGCCTACAAGACGTTTGCCAAGGCGGCCCGAGTCGAGCACCGCGCCGTGAACGTGGCGGCCGGGGTGCGCGTGGTGGACGACGTGCTGCACGTCCAGACCGTCAACAGCTACCACGGCCGCTTCAAGAGCTGGCTGCGGCGCTTCAATGGCGTGGCCAGCAAATACCTGCCCAATTACCTGGGTTGGCGCTATGCGCTCGATGCCGGCCGGGTGCCGACGCCGCAGCAGTTGCTGCGCGCGGCGCTGTTTCTCATCGTCATTTGA
- a CDS encoding BON domain-containing protein, translated as MTNSKLIASLLTAASLSVASVAFAAEPQQDAAMAGAAAASGDTALTAKVKAALADQKQIGVTSQQGVVVLTGTVASTDEGTKAIQAASSVEGVKEVKSELTVAAK; from the coding sequence ATGACGAATTCGAAACTGATCGCTTCCCTGCTGACCGCCGCATCGCTGAGCGTAGCTTCCGTAGCTTTCGCCGCCGAGCCGCAGCAGGACGCAGCCATGGCAGGTGCGGCCGCCGCTTCGGGCGACACCGCACTGACCGCCAAGGTGAAGGCTGCGTTGGCTGACCAGAAACAGATCGGCGTGACGAGCCAGCAAGGCGTTGTCGTACTGACTGGCACCGTTGCCAGCACCGACGAAGGCACGAAGGCCATCCAGGCGGCTTCTTCCGTTGAAGGCGTGAAGGAAGTCAAGAGCGAACTGACCGTCGCTGCGAAGTAA
- a CDS encoding sigma 54-interacting transcriptional regulator has product MPTGAHLLLVDDDPDLLRLLSMRLTANGYRVTGVGSAEAALARISIELPALVISDIRLPERDGMALFQQIRSQYPALPVILLTAHGTIPDAVEATSLGAYAYLTKPFDAKVLLERIEQALSLTAPSAVRTTGDDIWRSEIISRSQSMAELLAEARLVAASDASVLIRGESGTGKELLARAIHRASRRAKAPFIAVNCGAIPEQLLESELFGHVKGAFTGAVASREGLVQAADGGTLFLDEIGDMPLLLQVKLLRVLQERVVRQLGSDAGRPVDVRILSATHRDLDAAMLEGQFREDLYYRLNVITLTLPPLAQRREDIGLLATQFLQMLATKYQKTVNGFAPDALEALTRASWPGNVRQLYNVVEHVCALATAPLVPLSLVQRALRVPTLEVLSYTEAKQRFERNYLVQLLKLTDGNVSDAARLAERNRTEFYRLLQKYDLNASQFRGDPAPVAVERQE; this is encoded by the coding sequence ATGCCGACCGGAGCCCACCTGCTGCTGGTCGACGACGACCCTGACCTGCTGCGCCTGCTCTCGATGCGCCTGACGGCGAACGGCTATCGCGTGACCGGCGTCGGCAGTGCCGAGGCCGCGCTGGCCCGCATCTCCATCGAGCTGCCCGCGCTCGTCATCAGCGACATCCGCCTGCCCGAACGCGACGGCATGGCGCTGTTCCAGCAGATCCGCAGCCAGTACCCGGCCCTGCCCGTGATCCTGCTGACGGCGCACGGCACGATACCCGATGCGGTCGAGGCCACGTCGCTGGGCGCCTATGCCTACCTGACCAAGCCATTCGACGCCAAGGTACTGCTCGAACGCATCGAGCAGGCGCTGTCGCTGACGGCCCCGTCGGCCGTGCGCACGACGGGCGACGACATCTGGCGCAGCGAGATCATCAGCCGCAGCCAGTCGATGGCCGAGCTGCTGGCCGAGGCGCGGCTGGTGGCCGCGTCCGACGCGAGCGTGCTGATCCGCGGAGAAAGCGGCACCGGCAAGGAATTGCTGGCGCGCGCGATCCACCGGGCCAGCCGCCGCGCCAAGGCGCCGTTCATCGCCGTCAACTGCGGCGCGATTCCCGAGCAGTTGCTCGAATCCGAGCTGTTCGGCCACGTCAAGGGAGCCTTCACGGGTGCCGTCGCCAGCCGCGAAGGCCTGGTGCAGGCGGCGGACGGCGGCACCCTTTTCCTGGACGAGATCGGCGACATGCCGTTGCTGTTGCAGGTCAAGCTGCTGCGCGTGCTGCAGGAACGCGTCGTGCGCCAGCTGGGTTCGGATGCGGGCCGGCCGGTGGACGTGCGCATCCTGTCGGCCACCCACCGCGACCTGGATGCCGCGATGCTGGAGGGCCAGTTCCGCGAGGACTTGTATTACCGCCTGAACGTCATCACGCTGACATTGCCGCCGCTGGCGCAGCGCCGCGAGGACATTGGCCTGCTGGCCACGCAATTCCTGCAGATGCTGGCGACCAAGTACCAGAAGACCGTCAACGGCTTTGCGCCCGATGCGCTGGAGGCCCTGACGCGGGCTTCCTGGCCCGGCAACGTGCGCCAGTTGTACAACGTCGTCGAGCACGTCTGCGCGCTGGCGACGGCCCCGCTGGTACCACTGTCGCTTGTGCAACGCGCCCTGCGCGTGCCCACGCTGGAGGTGCTCAGCTACACGGAAGCGAAGCAGCGTTTCGAGCGCAATTACCTCGTGCAATTGCTGAAACTCACTGATGGCAACGTTTCCGACGCAGCCCGGCTGGCCGAGCGCAACCGTACGGAGTTCTACCGGCTGCTGCAGAAGTACGACCTCAACGCCAGCCAGTTCCGCGGCGACCCGGCGCCTGTCGCTGTCGAACGACAAGAATAA
- a CDS encoding HAMP domain-containing sensor histidine kinase, with translation MSLKLSFRQLLLGAFLLIAVLLGATSVQALLTLERLAAQSREISNDAIVLTASAQQLAERSVAMERSARQFLVLDDAAFRERFAEAWRDALAALDVIAGALPGAEPTAFADWRRNGQAAWQALEMPRERRNARQLRLDAALAQLPAINDELAERVKEEVDRRNAAILAELDERRTILKGQVAASIGLAAVLALAFGLWLARPLRQIEKAISRLGGNRYDMPIAVYGPADLRRLGRHLDWLRQRLAHLEADKSRFLRHISHELKTPLAALVEGVALLEDEVAGPLSPNQREIARILRQNTGSLQTQIEDLLRYNAANFEAQTMRRDPTDMVELLERIVDSQRLQWQARGLTVDVAGKAPPIAVDADKLGIAISNLLSNAVRFSPEGGTIHFTLNVAPASRGKLLQLDCIDQGPGVAPQDAERVFEPFYQGERQPPGARRGNGIGLSIVREYVSVHGGSLQLMPSSQGAHFRIELPYD, from the coding sequence ATGTCCCTGAAGCTTTCCTTCCGCCAGCTGCTGCTGGGCGCCTTCCTGCTGATCGCCGTGCTGCTGGGCGCCACCTCGGTGCAGGCACTGCTGACGCTGGAACGTCTCGCTGCGCAGAGCCGCGAGATCAGCAACGACGCCATCGTGCTGACGGCCAGCGCCCAGCAGCTGGCCGAGCGCAGCGTGGCCATGGAGCGCAGCGCGCGCCAGTTCCTCGTGCTGGACGATGCGGCTTTCCGGGAACGCTTTGCCGAGGCCTGGCGCGATGCATTGGCGGCGCTGGACGTCATTGCCGGCGCCCTGCCCGGCGCCGAGCCGACCGCGTTTGCCGACTGGCGCCGCAACGGCCAGGCGGCATGGCAGGCGCTGGAGATGCCGCGCGAACGCCGCAATGCCCGCCAGCTGCGCCTGGACGCGGCGCTGGCCCAGTTACCGGCCATCAATGACGAACTGGCCGAGCGGGTCAAGGAGGAAGTGGACCGCCGCAACGCGGCCATCCTGGCCGAGCTGGACGAGCGTCGCACCATCCTGAAAGGCCAGGTGGCCGCCTCGATCGGCCTGGCCGCCGTGCTGGCGCTGGCGTTCGGCCTGTGGCTGGCGCGCCCTTTGCGCCAGATCGAGAAGGCGATCTCGCGGCTGGGCGGCAACCGCTACGACATGCCCATTGCCGTGTACGGTCCGGCCGACCTGCGCCGGCTCGGCCGCCACCTGGACTGGTTGCGCCAGCGCCTGGCGCACCTGGAAGCGGACAAGTCGCGCTTCCTGCGCCATATCTCCCATGAGCTGAAGACGCCGCTGGCTGCACTGGTGGAAGGCGTGGCGCTGCTGGAAGACGAAGTGGCCGGCCCGCTCAGCCCCAACCAGCGCGAAATCGCCCGCATATTGCGGCAAAACACCGGCTCGCTGCAGACACAAATCGAAGACCTGCTGCGTTACAATGCTGCCAATTTCGAGGCCCAGACCATGCGGCGCGATCCCACCGACATGGTGGAATTGCTTGAACGCATCGTCGACAGCCAGCGCCTGCAATGGCAGGCCCGCGGGCTGACGGTGGATGTCGCCGGCAAGGCGCCGCCCATCGCCGTCGATGCCGACAAGCTGGGCATCGCGATCAGCAACCTGCTGTCCAACGCCGTGCGCTTCAGTCCGGAAGGGGGCACGATCCACTTCACGCTGAACGTGGCACCGGCTTCGCGCGGCAAGCTGCTGCAGCTGGACTGTATCGACCAGGGCCCTGGCGTGGCCCCGCAGGACGCCGAGCGCGTCTTCGAGCCCTTCTACCAGGGCGAACGCCAACCGCCGGGCGCCCGCCGCGGCAACGGTATCGGCCTGTCGATCGTGCGCGAGTATGTCAGCGTGCACGGCGGCAGCCTGCAACTCATGCCCTCGTCGCAGGGGGCTCATTTCCGTATCGAACTGCCCTATGACTAA
- a CDS encoding energy transducer TonB codes for MNFNEAKRNPTGIAVVVLVHGAAALFALHNNTISLNQVVPPGIIDVLVPPPVEPPPPPESVPLPAPSNPPPIAVPPVEHFEPTLPPPQLTTRSTDDAAPPAVTPAAGGTAGPAAEPAARPAPVRVAAVVDARACKRPDYPRNALRNGETGTVTLALLIGTDGKVVESKVEGSSGSRELDRAAQAGLSLCRFQPGTVDGVPQQSWTRMQYVWNLDE; via the coding sequence ATGAACTTCAACGAAGCAAAACGGAATCCCACCGGTATCGCCGTCGTCGTGCTGGTCCACGGGGCAGCGGCATTGTTCGCCCTGCATAACAACACGATCTCGCTGAACCAGGTGGTACCACCCGGCATCATCGACGTGCTGGTACCCCCACCCGTGGAGCCGCCCCCGCCGCCCGAGTCCGTGCCGCTGCCGGCGCCATCGAACCCGCCGCCGATCGCCGTGCCGCCGGTCGAGCACTTCGAACCGACGCTGCCGCCACCGCAGTTGACGACACGCTCGACCGACGACGCGGCGCCACCGGCGGTCACGCCGGCGGCGGGCGGCACGGCAGGCCCGGCCGCGGAGCCGGCCGCCCGCCCGGCTCCGGTACGGGTCGCAGCGGTGGTGGACGCCCGGGCCTGCAAGCGGCCCGACTATCCGCGCAATGCGCTGCGCAACGGCGAGACGGGCACCGTCACGCTGGCCCTGCTGATCGGCACGGACGGCAAGGTGGTGGAATCGAAGGTGGAAGGCTCGAGCGGCTCGCGCGAGCTGGATCGGGCGGCGCAGGCCGGATTGTCGCTGTGCCGCTTCCAGCCGGGCACCGTGGATGGCGTGCCGCAGCAATCGTGGACGCGGATGCAGTATGTTTGGAACCTGGACGAGTAG
- a CDS encoding response regulator transcription factor: MKQSTATRIRVMLADDHPIVMGGFAMSLAGPDIDVVAQARSPEEALALYAAERPDVLVLDIRFGTQLTGLDVARRLLADEPQARIVFLTQFDQDSLVKECYRIGGRAFITKDCDPEELAAAVRRAYQGELYFMPAIAERLASLSVKGDESPQALLDERALAIFALMAEGLTNAEIAQRLDVSSKTISNASQAIKDRLGVHRPADITRLAVRHGLIQP, from the coding sequence ATGAAGCAGTCGACGGCGACGCGCATCCGCGTCATGCTCGCGGACGATCATCCGATCGTGATGGGTGGCTTTGCGATGTCGCTGGCGGGGCCGGACATCGACGTGGTGGCCCAGGCTCGTTCGCCGGAGGAAGCGCTGGCGCTGTACGCGGCCGAGCGCCCGGACGTGCTGGTACTGGATATCCGTTTCGGCACGCAGCTGACGGGCCTGGACGTGGCGCGGCGCCTGCTGGCCGACGAGCCGCAGGCTCGCATTGTTTTCCTGACCCAATTCGACCAGGACAGCCTGGTCAAGGAGTGCTACCGCATCGGCGGCCGGGCCTTCATTACCAAGGATTGCGATCCGGAGGAACTGGCGGCCGCCGTGCGTCGCGCATACCAGGGCGAGCTGTATTTCATGCCCGCCATCGCGGAGCGCCTGGCCAGCCTGTCGGTCAAGGGCGACGAATCGCCGCAGGCGCTGCTGGACGAGCGCGCGCTGGCGATCTTCGCGCTGATGGCCGAGGGGCTGACGAACGCGGAGATCGCCCAGCGGCTGGACGTGTCCAGCAAGACGATCAGCAATGCCAGCCAGGCCATCAAGGACCGGCTGGGCGTGCACCGGCCGGCCGATATCACCCGCCTGGCCGTGCGCCATGGCCTGATCCAGCCCTGA
- a CDS encoding sensor histidine kinase, whose product MAPALSHRWRPWSGWSTRTRLLVITVAPVVAMCLAFVWYSYQSRQQEARAELAERGQVLARVLADSSEYAIVSGRYDDLRRTVRDVLQSDKAIWQVALFDGQRRPLLRLQGHAAGAPEGRYYEAPVVKRLIWITPQPAPGGPAPEGSRQGMTVETVGYLQVRMAPAALLAKQARRFHVELLVACAGLLLCAALAFRLSQGFDTSLQASLRALRDADAEKRQLLRRVNTAVEAERQSIALEIHDELNAVLVAARLESQRIAALARDVQPPALGEDIATRAQAIARLTLGLYSSGRALVRRLRPEVLDMLGLRGAVEEMVRQYEASHPDCRFACDASEDFDGIAPEVAITAYRVVQEALSNVVKHARARHARVHLARRNGMLHIDVEDDGSGFDPSASQGGIGVAGMRERVRALDGSFTVASDDRGTRIAIALPLQPAA is encoded by the coding sequence ATGGCGCCCGCGTTGTCGCATCGCTGGCGGCCGTGGTCGGGCTGGAGCACGCGTACGCGCCTGCTCGTCATCACCGTCGCTCCCGTCGTGGCGATGTGCCTGGCCTTCGTCTGGTACAGCTACCAGTCGCGCCAGCAGGAAGCGCGCGCCGAACTGGCCGAACGGGGCCAGGTGCTGGCGCGCGTGCTGGCCGACAGCAGCGAGTACGCCATCGTCTCCGGCCGCTACGACGACCTGCGACGCACCGTCCGCGACGTCCTGCAATCGGATAAGGCGATCTGGCAGGTCGCCCTGTTCGACGGCCAGCGCCGTCCGTTGCTGCGGCTGCAGGGCCATGCGGCGGGTGCGCCGGAAGGGCGCTACTACGAAGCCCCGGTCGTCAAGCGCCTGATCTGGATCACGCCGCAGCCCGCGCCCGGCGGCCCGGCACCGGAAGGCAGCCGCCAGGGCATGACGGTTGAAACGGTCGGCTACCTGCAGGTGCGCATGGCGCCGGCGGCCCTGCTGGCGAAGCAGGCGCGTCGCTTCCACGTCGAACTGCTGGTGGCGTGCGCCGGGCTGCTGCTGTGCGCCGCGCTGGCGTTCCGGCTGTCGCAGGGTTTCGACACGTCGCTGCAGGCCTCGCTGCGGGCGCTGCGCGATGCCGATGCGGAAAAGCGCCAACTGCTGCGACGCGTGAACACCGCCGTGGAAGCGGAGCGCCAGAGCATCGCGCTGGAGATCCACGACGAACTCAATGCGGTGCTGGTCGCCGCGCGGCTGGAGTCGCAACGCATTGCCGCGCTGGCGCGCGACGTGCAGCCGCCGGCGCTGGGCGAGGACATCGCGACGCGTGCGCAGGCGATCGCCCGGCTCACGCTCGGCCTGTACAGCAGCGGCCGGGCGCTGGTGCGGCGCCTGCGCCCCGAAGTGCTGGACATGCTGGGCCTGCGCGGCGCGGTCGAGGAAATGGTGCGGCAGTACGAGGCGAGCCACCCGGACTGCCGCTTCGCGTGCGACGCCAGCGAGGACTTCGACGGCATCGCGCCGGAGGTGGCGATCACCGCCTACCGCGTGGTGCAGGAAGCGCTGTCGAACGTCGTCAAGCATGCGCGCGCGCGCCACGCCCGCGTGCACCTGGCCCGGCGCAACGGCATGCTGCACATCGACGTCGAGGACGACGGCAGCGGCTTCGATCCCTCCGCAAGCCAGGGCGGTATCGGCGTGGCCGGCATGCGCGAGCGGGTGCGGGCGCTGGACGGCAGCTTCACCGTTGCAAGCGACGACCGCGGTACCCGCATCGCGATCGCGTTGCCGTTGCAGCCGGCAGCGTAG
- a CDS encoding efflux RND transporter periplasmic adaptor subunit, with the protein MKNTLSSPPLRSAGILFLACAAALTAGCDTNKQAAGPGAGGKMPPPQVGVYTVTPQALPVVTELPGRTSAYQVAEVRPQVGGIVQKRLFTEGADVKAGTPLYQIDPATYQATYNQAKATLARAKANLLTSGPKVARYKELVEIEGVSRQDYEDAVAANAQAKADVESAQAALETARINVEYTKVSAPISGRIGRSTVTPGALVTAGQAAAMTTVQQLDPIYVDVTQSSEELMRLKRQLESGGVKKAGEQAKVTLKLADGSTYAQPGKLQFADASVDPATGNVTLRALFPNPKQDLLPGMFVRAVVENGIDEKAIAVPQQGVTRNPKGEATALVLNGQGIVEQRVLRTAGTMGDKWLVTAGLAAGDRVIVEGVQKVKPGAPATVAAANPAATASAKPAAQPAAH; encoded by the coding sequence ATGAAGAACACGCTCTCCAGCCCGCCGCTGCGGTCGGCCGGCATCCTTTTCCTCGCATGCGCGGCGGCGCTGACCGCCGGCTGCGACACCAACAAGCAGGCGGCCGGTCCCGGCGCCGGCGGCAAGATGCCGCCGCCCCAGGTCGGCGTGTACACGGTGACGCCGCAGGCGCTGCCCGTCGTGACGGAACTGCCGGGCCGCACGTCGGCCTACCAGGTTGCCGAAGTGCGCCCGCAGGTCGGCGGCATCGTGCAGAAGCGCCTGTTCACGGAAGGCGCCGACGTCAAGGCCGGTACGCCGCTGTACCAGATCGACCCCGCCACCTACCAGGCCACCTACAACCAGGCCAAGGCCACGCTGGCGCGTGCGAAAGCCAACCTGCTGACGTCCGGCCCGAAAGTGGCCCGCTACAAGGAGCTGGTCGAGATCGAAGGCGTCAGCCGCCAGGACTATGAAGACGCGGTCGCCGCCAACGCCCAGGCCAAGGCCGACGTGGAGTCGGCCCAGGCCGCGCTGGAGACGGCACGCATCAATGTCGAATACACCAAGGTGTCGGCGCCGATTTCCGGGCGCATCGGTCGCTCGACCGTGACCCCGGGCGCGCTGGTGACGGCCGGCCAGGCCGCGGCCATGACGACCGTGCAGCAGCTCGATCCGATCTACGTGGACGTGACGCAGTCGAGCGAAGAGTTGATGCGCCTGAAGCGCCAGCTGGAATCGGGCGGCGTCAAGAAGGCCGGCGAGCAGGCCAAGGTCACCTTGAAGCTGGCCGACGGCAGCACCTACGCCCAGCCGGGCAAGCTGCAGTTCGCCGACGCCAGCGTCGACCCGGCCACCGGCAACGTGACGTTGCGCGCGCTGTTCCCGAACCCGAAGCAGGACCTGTTGCCGGGTATGTTCGTGCGCGCCGTGGTGGAAAACGGCATCGACGAGAAGGCCATCGCCGTGCCGCAGCAGGGCGTGACGCGCAACCCGAAAGGCGAGGCGACCGCGCTGGTACTGAACGGCCAGGGCATCGTCGAACAGCGCGTGCTGCGCACGGCCGGCACCATGGGTGACAAGTGGCTGGTCACGGCCGGCCTGGCCGCCGGTGACCGCGTCATCGTCGAGGGCGTGCAGAAGGTCAAGCCAGGCGCCCCGGCGACCGTGGCTGCGGCCAACCCAGCCGCCACCGCGTCCGCCAAGCCGGCTGCCCAGCCAGCGGCGCACTAA